A region of Tistrella mobilis DNA encodes the following proteins:
- a CDS encoding ABC transporter ATP-binding protein, with amino-acid sequence MAAVSARGLSLVYQTADQPVHALSDVDIDIRPGDFVSLIGPSGCGKTTLLRVIADLEQPTGGSITVTGRTPDEARRAHAYGYVFQAPALMPWRNVERNVMLPLELSGRPKAERQAIAREKLALVGLDGFARKYPWQLSGGMQQRASIARALSFAPELLLMDEPFGALDEITRDHLNLALNALWRQTGLTCVFVTHSISEAVFLSNRIIVMSPRPGRILEEIVCDLPAERTLEMRESAEFQRVAALVRAGLAKGHSYD; translated from the coding sequence ATGGCGGCGGTGTCCGCACGCGGATTGTCGCTGGTCTACCAGACCGCCGATCAGCCGGTTCATGCACTCAGCGACGTCGATATCGACATTCGCCCGGGGGATTTCGTGTCGCTGATCGGCCCGTCGGGCTGCGGCAAGACCACGCTGCTCAGGGTGATCGCCGACCTGGAGCAGCCGACCGGCGGCAGCATCACCGTCACCGGCCGCACGCCCGACGAGGCGCGCCGCGCCCATGCCTATGGCTATGTCTTCCAGGCGCCGGCGCTGATGCCCTGGCGCAATGTGGAACGCAACGTCATGCTGCCGCTGGAGCTTTCAGGCCGCCCCAAGGCCGAGCGCCAGGCGATCGCGCGCGAAAAGCTGGCCCTGGTGGGGCTGGACGGTTTCGCCCGCAAATACCCCTGGCAGCTGTCGGGCGGCATGCAACAGCGGGCATCCATCGCCCGCGCACTGTCCTTCGCGCCCGAACTGCTGCTGATGGACGAACCCTTCGGTGCGCTCGACGAGATCACCCGCGACCATCTGAACCTGGCGCTGAATGCGCTCTGGCGGCAGACCGGGCTGACCTGCGTCTTCGTGACCCATTCGATTTCCGAAGCGGTGTTCCTGTCGAACCGGATCATCGTGATGAGCCCGCGCCCGGGCCGGATCCTGGAAGAGATCGTCTGCGACCTGCCGGCGGAGCGCACGCTGGAGATGCGCGAGAGCGCCGAATTCCAGCGGGTCGCGGCCCTGGTCAGGGCGGGCCTCGCCAAGGGCCATTCCTATGACTGA
- a CDS encoding helix-turn-helix domain-containing protein, with protein sequence MPDPAAPETAPGTNRRDIETEINRAIGRRIRTLRLARGLSQEACSTQLGISFQQLQKYEKGQNRISACALYRLAGILDVPPSALLDRLDDGPKVLRRNRISRGMIEASTRLASISDATARRAITDLIAALSSAAAAEGAEAGDDDLDLDQTSAMH encoded by the coding sequence ATGCCAGACCCCGCTGCACCCGAAACCGCCCCGGGCACGAACCGGCGCGACATCGAAACCGAGATCAACCGCGCCATCGGCCGGCGGATCCGGACGCTCAGGCTGGCACGCGGCCTCAGTCAGGAAGCCTGCTCCACCCAGCTGGGCATCAGCTTCCAGCAGCTGCAGAAATACGAAAAGGGGCAGAACCGGATCAGCGCCTGTGCGCTCTATCGTCTGGCCGGAATCCTGGATGTCCCGCCCTCGGCGCTGCTCGACCGGCTGGACGACGGACCCAAGGTGCTCCGCCGCAACCGGATCAGCCGCGGCATGATCGAGGCCAGCACCCGGCTCGCCTCGATTTCGGATGCCACCGCGCGCCGGGCGATCACCGACCTGATCGCCGCCTTGAGCAGCGCTGCCGCAGCCGAGGGTGCCGAAGCGGGGGATGACGATCTCGATCTCGATCAGACCAGCGCCATGCATTGA
- a CDS encoding PAS domain-containing protein: MSYIVEATLDGLDQRLMPVLAIWQRAIAAGRPLRRRDLDPLAFPHLLATSYLIDVVPQEQDGAEGHPAIRYRYRLIGSTIVERLGRDRTGWWLDEVYPPETFRMVAGSFDEVLRRRAPVRSHGDTGFANSRAHYLFDALELPLVGDGMDDPDRITAIFGVLCLTLWPAIEP, encoded by the coding sequence GTGTCCTATATCGTCGAAGCGACACTCGATGGTCTTGACCAGCGGCTGATGCCGGTGCTGGCTATCTGGCAACGGGCGATCGCGGCCGGACGGCCCCTTCGGCGGCGGGATCTGGATCCACTCGCCTTTCCTCATCTGCTGGCCACCAGCTATCTGATCGATGTGGTTCCACAGGAGCAGGACGGCGCCGAAGGCCACCCCGCGATCCGCTATCGCTACCGGCTGATCGGCTCCACGATCGTCGAGCGGCTGGGCCGCGACCGGACCGGATGGTGGTTGGACGAGGTCTACCCGCCCGAGACCTTCCGGATGGTGGCGGGCAGTTTCGATGAGGTCCTCCGCCGTCGTGCGCCGGTGCGGTCGCATGGCGACACGGGCTTTGCCAATTCGCGGGCGCATTATCTGTTCGACGCGCTGGAACTGCCGCTGGTAGGGGACGGCATGGACGACCCCGACCGGATCACCGCCATTTTCGGGGTGCTGTGTCTGACCCTGTGGCCGGCGATTGAACCCTGA
- a CDS encoding EAL domain-containing protein: MRGRVLAVTLTLATLIGALPVAGSLWIAWENARRVETDLLIRATREMLTRSERLQEDATRALAAMAAVPVADACTPAGLARLRTAAFASRGVREVGVVDEGRVVCTGAGRLDSPMPLPLPDMSVGDMRIWYDRLPPGLDDSARAASRTTVIARGPYAVFLDTEQIYDLVLAEPRVVLSMVALGTGQVLGVRTRPERAILSDMVDRFRNQNEPEAIRLGDRLVVAAIARDGSAMALASEPVSVVIETWREQALLMGLPGLASGGIIFWLIITLVRRGDTMGARIRRGLARGEFRVVYQPIVRLADGACLGGEALVRWQQRDGSMISPDRFIPVAEAEGLIERLTDEIIEHVFADLGKFLAARPSVWIAINLSASDVESDRVRGRLDRLRKTHGVAAAQIVLEATERTLIDARRAQSSMRSFRDAGYRLTIDDFGTGYSSLAYLATLPVDGLKLDKTFVDGIGSGSAADDVMGHILSLAATLGLDVAAEGVEHQAQADYLIARGVTYGQGWLYARAMDGNAFCSYVDGHLPAAPLANRRRA; the protein is encoded by the coding sequence ATGCGCGGACGGGTGCTTGCGGTGACATTGACGCTGGCGACGCTCATCGGGGCGTTGCCGGTGGCAGGCAGCCTGTGGATCGCCTGGGAAAACGCCCGCCGGGTGGAAACCGATCTGCTGATCCGGGCCACCCGGGAAATGCTCACCCGATCGGAACGCCTGCAGGAGGATGCCACCCGCGCCCTTGCCGCCATGGCGGCCGTTCCCGTCGCCGACGCTTGTACGCCCGCGGGCCTTGCGCGCCTTCGCACTGCCGCCTTCGCCAGTCGCGGCGTTCGCGAGGTGGGGGTGGTGGACGAGGGGCGCGTGGTCTGCACGGGGGCGGGCCGGCTCGACAGCCCGATGCCCCTGCCCCTGCCCGACATGTCGGTAGGCGACATGCGGATCTGGTATGACCGCCTGCCCCCCGGTCTGGACGACAGCGCCCGCGCCGCCAGCCGCACCACGGTGATCGCCCGCGGCCCCTATGCCGTGTTTCTGGATACCGAACAGATCTATGATCTGGTCCTGGCGGAACCGCGCGTCGTCTTGAGCATGGTCGCCCTCGGCACCGGCCAGGTGCTGGGCGTGCGTACCCGCCCCGAACGCGCCATCCTGTCGGATATGGTCGACCGGTTCCGCAACCAGAACGAACCAGAGGCCATCCGCCTGGGCGACCGGCTGGTGGTGGCGGCCATCGCCCGCGACGGCTCCGCCATGGCGCTCGCCTCGGAACCCGTCAGCGTGGTGATCGAAACCTGGCGGGAACAGGCCCTGCTGATGGGGCTGCCCGGGCTCGCCAGCGGCGGCATCATCTTCTGGCTGATCATCACCCTTGTCCGGCGCGGCGACACCATGGGCGCCCGCATCCGCCGGGGGCTGGCGCGCGGCGAGTTCCGGGTGGTCTATCAGCCGATCGTGCGCCTGGCCGACGGCGCCTGCCTGGGGGGCGAGGCGCTGGTCCGCTGGCAGCAGCGCGACGGCAGCATGATCTCGCCCGACCGCTTCATTCCGGTTGCCGAGGCCGAAGGGCTGATCGAGCGGCTGACCGACGAGATCATCGAGCACGTCTTCGCCGATCTCGGCAAATTTCTGGCGGCGCGCCCCTCGGTCTGGATCGCGATCAACCTGTCGGCTTCGGATGTGGAAAGCGACCGGGTCCGCGGCCGGCTCGACCGGCTGCGCAAGACCCACGGCGTGGCGGCCGCCCAGATCGTGCTGGAGGCGACGGAACGCACCCTGATCGATGCCAGACGCGCCCAAAGCTCCATGCGCAGCTTCCGCGATGCCGGCTACCGGCTGACCATCGACGATTTCGGCACCGGCTATTCCAGCCTCGCCTATCTTGCCACCCTGCCGGTGGACGGGCTGAAGCTCGACAAGACCTTCGTCGACGGCATCGGCAGCGGGTCTGCCGCCGACGACGTGATGGGCCATATCCTGTCGCTGGCGGCGACACTCGGCCTGGATGTCGCGGCGGAAGGCGTCGAACATCAGGCCCAGGCGGATTATCTGATCGCCCGCGGCGTCACCTACGGCCAGGGCTGGCTCTATGCGCGCGCGATGGACGGCAACGCCTTCTGCAGCTATGTCGACGGCCATCTGCCGGCAGCACCGCTGGCGAACCGGCGGCGGGCCTGA